In a single window of the Deltaproteobacteria bacterium genome:
- the gspN gene encoding type II secretion system protein GspN translates to MPGRAVPKWLPYVGYPAFFLLALAFFVHLTLPYEAIQARIVDEARQQGYQLSMTSLGPGLFFGVTAKGVMVSSDKPTASTAAPDAPASAFLIDSVTVRPGLFPPGLHVSAHAFGGDVDGYVSNKSKGVSAIELHGQNLELARAGLKPLVGLDMEGKLKFDVDMTVNTTDFTKTVGSIKVSGKELALNGGTVSMIDLPKATLGTLDVKLKAESGKTNIETFTLQGGDIDAKADGDINLAPALQTSRLKAKVEFKPGEDWLGKNSFIKTGLSLAGHPNRDGYYTATLDGLLMSPRANLTK, encoded by the coding sequence ATGCCTGGTCGCGCGGTTCCCAAGTGGCTGCCCTACGTGGGCTACCCGGCGTTCTTCCTGCTCGCGCTGGCGTTCTTCGTCCACCTCACGCTGCCCTACGAGGCGATTCAAGCGCGCATCGTCGATGAGGCGCGCCAGCAGGGCTACCAGCTCAGCATGACCTCGCTCGGGCCGGGGCTCTTCTTCGGCGTGACCGCGAAGGGCGTGATGGTGAGCAGCGACAAGCCCACCGCGAGCACCGCCGCGCCGGACGCACCCGCGAGCGCGTTCCTCATCGACTCGGTCACGGTGCGGCCCGGCCTCTTCCCGCCCGGCCTGCACGTGAGCGCGCACGCCTTCGGCGGCGACGTGGACGGCTACGTCTCGAACAAGAGCAAGGGCGTCTCCGCCATCGAGCTGCACGGCCAGAACCTGGAGCTCGCGCGCGCGGGCCTCAAGCCGCTCGTGGGTCTGGACATGGAGGGCAAGCTCAAGTTCGACGTGGACATGACGGTGAACACCACCGACTTCACCAAGACCGTGGGCAGCATCAAGGTCTCGGGCAAGGAGCTGGCGCTGAACGGCGGCACGGTGAGCATGATCGACCTGCCGAAGGCGACCCTGGGGACCTTGGACGTCAAGCTCAAGGCCGAGTCGGGCAAGACCAACATCGAGACCTTCACCCTCCAGGGCGGCGACATCGACGCCAAGGCCGACGGCGACATCAACCTCGCACCGGCGCTGCAGACCTCGCGGTTGAAGGCCAAGGTGGAGTTCAAGCCCGGCGAGGATTGGCTCGGGAAGAACTCGTTCATCAAGACCGGGCTGAGCCTCGCGGGCCACCCGAACCGCGACGGCTACTACACCGCCACGCTGGACGGCCTGCTGATGAGCCCGCGGGCGAACTTGACGAAGTAG
- a CDS encoding general secretion pathway protein M — protein sequence MASPLDDVRSYLERLSQRDRNLLALLAVVLSLFVIFLAGTGLSRAASKRLSRIEGKSKQLREVVQLTAGYRQAEQQRQDVERKLKSSAQRNLFSYLEDLGKKDGLEIGGMTDKGSAPAGDDKDSKILASSVEVTLTHVPLDKLTKFLNDVENNPGMVRVTRLQVRPRDDDAVLDAWFTVSTYYLGS from the coding sequence ATGGCCAGCCCTCTCGACGACGTCCGCAGTTACCTCGAGCGTCTCTCGCAGCGCGACCGCAACCTGCTCGCCCTGCTGGCGGTGGTGTTGTCGCTCTTCGTGATCTTCCTGGCCGGCACCGGGCTCTCCCGCGCCGCCAGCAAGCGCCTCTCGCGCATCGAAGGCAAGTCCAAGCAGCTCCGCGAGGTGGTGCAGCTCACCGCCGGCTACCGCCAGGCCGAGCAGCAGCGCCAGGACGTGGAGCGCAAGCTCAAGAGCAGCGCCCAGCGCAACCTCTTCAGCTACCTCGAGGACCTGGGAAAGAAGGACGGCCTGGAGATCGGCGGCATGACCGACAAGGGCTCGGCGCCCGCCGGCGACGACAAGGACTCGAAGATCCTGGCCTCGAGCGTGGAGGTCACCCTCACCCACGTGCCGCTCGACAAGCTCACCAAGTTCTTGAACGACGTGGAGAACAACCCGGGCATGGTGCGCGTGACGCGCCTTCAAGTTCGCCCGCGCGACGACGACGCCGTGCTCGACGCGTGGTTCACCGTCTCCACCTACTACCTGGGGAGCTAG
- the pilM gene encoding pilus assembly protein PilM, translating into MARILGLDLGSYSVKALLVEANFRSSAVKRFAEVRLQPGDRAAAIKAALEHLAQDKGLAADQVAVNTPGLGAAVQVLTLPFNNEKQIEQTLPFEVEGQMLFDLEDIAYDYQAMAGATAQKSDLLVGAMRKDELRALLEQLQGFGVEPRVVTLPSLVYTTLLSTGLHAPSEVHAIVDLGHSRISVALGTALGGCELARSFAGGGADLTRAIGADFKVGPDEAQTWKEKYADLTERTRTGDDLAAYNALLRGLQPVVRELRQTFRANQARFRHPVQRVHLCGGTARIPGLAELLSRELGVPTQLWHPPAELTGAVAQAEVPVAAQSWALAQRAQLGPAGNKATRFNLRRGDFAFKSDFEFVKEKMGRLGAFAAVLLLLGGVQGFARLHALDAREKVLDDKLFEVTQKVLSKGQRDFTVALSMLREHNAPAASLPTVSAVELLAETANHIPSDNSAKLNEVEISLSRMRLRGTVDSYEALDKLSNALKSYKCFSAINPGKTEKDKKDPTKIDFQLDIEVGCGQTPPAQGS; encoded by the coding sequence ATGGCCCGCATCCTCGGACTCGACCTGGGCAGCTACAGCGTCAAGGCGCTGCTGGTGGAGGCCAACTTCCGCAGCAGCGCGGTGAAGCGCTTCGCGGAGGTGCGCCTGCAGCCGGGCGACCGCGCCGCGGCGATCAAGGCCGCGCTGGAGCACCTGGCGCAGGACAAGGGCCTCGCCGCCGACCAGGTGGCGGTGAACACGCCCGGCCTCGGCGCCGCGGTGCAGGTGCTCACCCTGCCCTTCAACAACGAGAAGCAGATCGAGCAGACGCTGCCGTTTGAGGTCGAAGGCCAGATGCTCTTCGACCTCGAGGACATCGCCTACGACTACCAGGCCATGGCCGGCGCCACCGCGCAGAAGAGCGACCTGCTGGTGGGCGCCATGCGCAAGGACGAGCTGCGCGCGCTGCTGGAGCAGCTCCAGGGCTTCGGCGTGGAGCCGCGGGTGGTCACCCTGCCCTCGCTGGTCTACACCACGCTGCTCTCGACGGGCCTGCACGCGCCTTCGGAAGTGCACGCCATCGTCGACCTGGGGCACTCGCGCATCTCCGTGGCCCTGGGCACCGCGCTCGGAGGCTGCGAGCTGGCGCGCTCCTTCGCCGGCGGCGGCGCGGACCTGACCCGTGCGATCGGCGCAGACTTCAAGGTCGGCCCCGACGAGGCCCAGACCTGGAAGGAGAAGTACGCCGACCTCACCGAGCGCACGCGCACCGGCGACGACCTCGCCGCGTACAACGCGCTCCTGCGCGGGCTGCAGCCGGTGGTGCGCGAGCTGCGTCAGACGTTCCGCGCCAACCAGGCCCGCTTCCGCCACCCCGTTCAGCGTGTGCACCTCTGCGGCGGCACCGCGCGCATTCCTGGCCTCGCCGAGCTGCTGTCGCGCGAGCTGGGCGTGCCCACGCAGCTCTGGCACCCGCCGGCGGAGCTCACCGGTGCGGTGGCCCAGGCCGAGGTGCCCGTGGCGGCGCAGTCGTGGGCGCTCGCCCAGCGCGCGCAGCTCGGCCCCGCGGGCAACAAGGCCACGCGCTTCAACCTGCGGCGTGGCGACTTCGCCTTCAAGAGCGACTTCGAGTTCGTGAAGGAGAAGATGGGCCGCCTGGGCGCCTTCGCCGCCGTGCTGCTGCTGCTCGGCGGCGTGCAGGGCTTCGCGCGCCTCCACGCGCTCGACGCCCGCGAGAAGGTGCTCGACGACAAGCTCTTCGAGGTCACCCAGAAGGTGCTCAGCAAGGGCCAGCGCGACTTCACCGTGGCGCTCTCCATGCTGCGCGAGCACAACGCGCCTGCGGCCTCGCTGCCCACGGTCTCCGCGGTGGAGCTGCTCGCCGAGACCGCCAACCATATCCCGTCGGACAACAGCGCCAAGCTCAACGAGGTGGAGATCTCGCTCTCCCGCATGCGGTTGCGCGGCACCGTCGACTCGTACGAGGCGCTCGACAAGCTCTCCAACGCGCTCAAGTCCTACAAGTGCTTCTCGGCCATCAACCCCGGCAAGACCGAGAAGGACAAGAAGGACCCCACCAAGATCGACTTCCAACTCGACATTGAAGTGGGCTGCGGCCAGACGCCGCCGGCCCAGGGTTCGTAA